Proteins encoded by one window of Dialister pneumosintes:
- a CDS encoding YadA-like family protein: MAGFGTYRSSNAIALGIAHYNNESTMMHAGVSYAGGSNHHIMANLGVTWKVGSGATEEAVMESYRKGPVSSVYALQNEVRDLKAENSQMRKDNEEMRKDNEELKQQLAKVMEKLGMA; encoded by the coding sequence ATGGCAGGTTTTGGTACTTATCGTAGTTCCAATGCTATTGCATTAGGTATTGCTCATTATAATAATGAATCTACCATGATGCATGCCGGTGTGTCTTATGCAGGAGGCTCTAACCACCACATTATGGCTAACTTGGGTGTGACATGGAAAGTAGGTTCCGGTGCGACGGAAGAAGCTGTTATGGAATCTTATCGTAAAGGCCCGGTATCCTCTGTATATGCATTGCAGAATGAAGTGCGTGATTTGAAAGCAGAAAACTCTCAAATGCGTAAAGACAATGAGGAAATGCGTAAGGATAACGAAGAGTTAAAGCAGCAATTAGCTAAGGTTATGGAAAAACTTGGAATGGCATAA
- a CDS encoding YoaK family protein, producing MKQLLQKYRVILVYLILALSGGGMDAYSFLCRDYVFANAQTGNILLLGVSLAEQDYAGALKYTWPILAFTGGIILSDIICHKMKHSSIYWKQITLLVEVVILTLVCWIPQTHNVMANTLASLACGLQVETFRSMSGNTIATTMCIGNLRSGTHNLDKYVQTHNTKYLEKTAVYFGIILFFVLGAVIESALIKIFTEKALYFSVGMLTMACLLMWNEENIYD from the coding sequence ATGAAACAACTATTACAAAAGTATCGAGTGATTCTTGTGTATTTAATTTTGGCACTTTCCGGTGGAGGTATGGATGCTTACTCCTTTTTATGTAGAGATTATGTATTTGCTAATGCACAAACGGGTAATATTCTTCTCTTAGGTGTAAGCCTTGCAGAGCAGGATTATGCCGGGGCATTAAAGTATACATGGCCGATTCTTGCTTTTACGGGTGGTATTATATTATCGGATATTATTTGTCATAAAATGAAACATTCTTCTATTTATTGGAAACAAATTACTTTGCTTGTAGAAGTTGTCATTTTAACATTGGTATGTTGGATACCGCAGACACATAATGTAATGGCAAATACATTAGCTTCCCTGGCTTGTGGATTACAGGTGGAAACTTTCCGCTCCATGTCAGGTAATACCATTGCAACAACAATGTGTATTGGCAATTTACGAAGTGGAACACATAATTTAGATAAGTATGTACAAACACATAATACGAAGTATTTAGAAAAAACAGCTGTTTATTTCGGGATTATTTTATTTTTTGTATTAGGTGCTGTTATCGAAAGTGCTTTAATCAAAATTTTTACTGAAAAAGCATTATATTTTTCAGTTGGGATGTTAACTATGGCTTGCCTTCTTATGTGGAACGAAGAGAATATTTATGATTAA
- a CDS encoding SAP domain-containing protein encodes MKYRPEFSDIRSYEEFSTYYWYKDELIKICRELGINSTGTKQELNKVIQEYFWGSFIKRKPHKYKPKVSVSEVTLHTPLLECGFSFNLKFRKYFSILTGVSPFKFTADMATAWRKVKREKDRSFTIQDMLAVYYGQSHYAKYDNSVCQWNRFVKDFCADEKSKCYINKLKVASILWKEVRDSTTIKKYTTELLKQYAYKINVYKK; translated from the coding sequence ATGAAATATAGACCGGAATTTTCAGATATACGTTCTTATGAAGAATTTTCTACTTATTATTGGTATAAGGATGAACTTATAAAAATTTGTAGAGAACTTGGTATAAACTCTACCGGTACAAAACAGGAGTTAAATAAAGTCATTCAAGAGTATTTTTGGGGGAGTTTTATTAAGAGAAAACCGCATAAATACAAACCAAAAGTTTCTGTATCTGAAGTTACTTTGCATACCCCTTTATTAGAATGTGGATTTTCATTTAATTTAAAGTTTAGAAAATATTTCTCAATTTTAACAGGTGTTTCACCATTTAAATTTACTGCTGATATGGCTACTGCTTGGAGAAAAGTAAAAAGAGAAAAAGATAGAAGTTTTACTATACAGGATATGCTTGCTGTTTATTATGGACAATCTCATTATGCAAAATATGACAATTCCGTTTGTCAGTGGAATCGGTTTGTAAAAGATTTTTGTGCAGATGAAAAAAGCAAATGTTATATAAATAAATTAAAAGTAGCATCTATTTTATGGAAAGAAGTACGTGATTCCACGACAATTAAAAAGTATACAACAGAACTATTAAAACAATATGCATATAAAATTAATGTTTATAAAAAATAA
- a CDS encoding helix-turn-helix transcriptional regulator: protein MIEIQRTDFLVDEAPNIKPFGHTYTINPKYGKGLYWTFDVSDNCVIHIHKIKFKEESLYQSDELIDKYTFAFYISGSGNEFFPYQNLTPHTLRTYKPKERYKVIYHPQIELICFSIGLSPFFIEKYVKLHHKKLALHLDSFLNIKNHFFIPKLNKILYEMYYYKDSSSPDVFFTAKIYEILSEISSYINKNKKTIVAHQQINKEDLLALQQISQYIDEHYNFDISLDMLAKIACMSVSKMKILFKRFYDMTTVEYMQRKRMSVAEHLLISTPLTIAEISNIVGYTNPSRFTEIFKRYYGCLPSTYRSTQN, encoded by the coding sequence ATGATTGAAATACAACGTACAGATTTTCTGGTAGATGAAGCCCCCAATATTAAACCTTTTGGTCATACTTATACTATTAACCCCAAATACGGAAAAGGATTATACTGGACTTTTGATGTCAGTGATAATTGTGTAATACACATACATAAAATAAAATTTAAAGAAGAATCTCTATATCAATCGGATGAATTGATCGATAAATATACTTTTGCATTTTATATTTCCGGATCGGGAAATGAGTTTTTCCCTTATCAAAATTTGACCCCTCATACACTTCGAACTTATAAACCTAAAGAACGATATAAAGTAATCTATCACCCACAAATAGAATTAATTTGTTTTTCTATAGGACTATCTCCATTTTTTATTGAAAAATATGTGAAACTGCATCATAAAAAATTAGCGCTTCACTTAGATTCTTTTCTTAATATCAAAAATCACTTTTTTATTCCTAAGCTTAATAAAATTTTGTATGAAATGTATTATTATAAAGATTCTTCCTCTCCCGATGTATTCTTTACTGCTAAAATATATGAAATATTATCTGAAATCAGTTCTTATATTAATAAAAACAAAAAAACAATCGTTGCACATCAGCAAATAAATAAAGAAGACCTACTGGCACTACAGCAAATTTCACAATACATTGATGAACATTATAATTTTGATATTTCGCTGGATATGCTAGCTAAAATAGCATGCATGAGCGTAAGTAAAATGAAAATTCTATTCAAACGTTTTTACGATATGACTACGGTAGAGTATATGCAAAGAAAAAGAATGAGTGTTGCTGAACATTTATTAATCAGCACACCACTTACTATTGCAGAAATATCTAACATTGTAGGATATACCAATCCAAGCCGATTTACTGAGATTTTTAAACGATATTACGGATGTTTACCTTCTACTTATCGTTCTACCCAAAATTAA
- a CDS encoding ABC transporter ATP-binding protein, producing MNLYKRLFAYAPEKKWLAVFSMIAAAFSSFFLIASYWYLWQLFYELLVTQNYSMAIYNSKLVVIYMILDGIIYFMALMLSHLLGFRVETNIRKIGLVNLLEASFSFFDKHPSGAIRKIIDDNAGQTHTTVAHLIPDNVVAVILPLLMIIMTFMIDYRLGILLLISIVIGIFQYSAMNGGEEFMMEYTDSLEKMSAEIIEYVRGMQVLKIFGITVRSYKSLLYAITSYAENTYKYSLRCKVPFVSFQTLFNTYYLVGVPVGLYFITQGESAPIIVTKVAFFACFAGIIFASFMRIMFAFQNNFNAKQVLERLDNLIVGMKQEKLSHGQIEKMRKFDIAFENVSFKYEENYIIKDFSFYLEEGKTYAFVGPSGSGKSTLAKLISGFYAIQEGQIKIGGHTIREYAEETLLKNISFVFQHSKLFKKSIYENVKIGNPKATREEVLEALRLAQCQSILDKLPEREHTIIGSTGIYLSGGETQRVAIARAILKNANLIILDEASASTDPENEYELQQALSHLIKGKTTIMIAHRLSSIRNVDEILFIEKGQIVERGSYEELIKADGRYKAWNDLYYQANDWRVM from the coding sequence TTGAATTTATATAAAAGACTATTTGCTTATGCACCGGAGAAAAAATGGTTGGCTGTTTTTTCTATGATAGCAGCGGCTTTTTCCTCTTTTTTCTTAATAGCATCTTATTGGTATTTATGGCAGTTATTTTATGAATTGCTGGTTACACAAAACTATAGTATGGCAATTTACAATAGTAAATTGGTTGTAATTTATATGATTTTGGACGGTATCATTTATTTTATGGCGCTTATGCTTTCGCACTTATTGGGATTTAGGGTGGAAACTAATATTAGAAAAATAGGATTGGTTAATTTATTAGAAGCGTCCTTTTCTTTTTTTGATAAACACCCTTCTGGGGCGATTCGAAAAATTATTGATGATAATGCAGGGCAAACACATACTACCGTAGCACATTTAATTCCGGATAATGTAGTTGCTGTTATACTGCCGTTACTCATGATTATTATGACATTTATGATTGATTATAGATTAGGAATTTTACTTCTTATTTCTATTGTAATCGGTATTTTTCAGTACAGTGCCATGAATGGCGGTGAAGAGTTTATGATGGAGTATACGGATTCTTTAGAGAAAATGAGTGCTGAAATTATTGAATATGTAAGAGGTATGCAAGTATTAAAAATATTTGGGATTACAGTACGTTCTTATAAAAGCTTGCTTTATGCTATTACGAGTTATGCTGAAAATACTTATAAGTATTCTTTGCGATGTAAAGTACCTTTTGTATCGTTTCAAACTTTATTCAATACTTATTATTTAGTAGGAGTTCCTGTTGGACTTTATTTTATTACTCAAGGGGAGTCTGCTCCGATTATTGTGACTAAAGTGGCATTTTTTGCCTGCTTTGCAGGTATTATTTTTGCATCTTTTATGCGTATTATGTTTGCCTTTCAAAATAATTTTAATGCCAAACAAGTATTGGAAAGATTAGATAATCTGATCGTTGGAATGAAGCAAGAAAAGTTATCACATGGACAAATTGAAAAAATGCGGAAATTTGATATTGCATTTGAAAATGTTTCCTTTAAATATGAAGAGAATTATATTATTAAAGATTTTAGTTTTTATTTAGAAGAAGGGAAGACATATGCTTTTGTAGGACCTTCCGGCTCCGGAAAATCTACATTGGCAAAATTGATATCGGGTTTCTATGCTATACAAGAAGGACAAATTAAAATCGGTGGACATACTATTCGTGAATATGCAGAAGAAACACTCTTAAAAAATATATCCTTTGTATTCCAACATTCAAAGTTATTTAAAAAGTCTATTTATGAAAATGTAAAAATCGGTAATCCCAAAGCAACCCGAGAAGAAGTCTTAGAAGCTCTGCGTTTGGCACAATGTCAAAGTATTTTAGATAAATTGCCGGAAAGAGAACATACGATTATCGGTTCAACCGGTATTTATTTGTCCGGAGGAGAAACGCAGAGAGTAGCGATTGCGAGAGCTATTTTAAAAAATGCAAATCTTATTATTTTAGATGAAGCATCCGCTTCTACTGACCCTGAAAATGAATATGAATTACAGCAAGCTTTGTCTCATTTAATCAAAGGAAAGACTACTATTATGATTGCACATCGATTATCATCCATCAGAAATGTAGATGAGATTTTATTTATTGAGAAGGGGCAAATAGTAGAACGAGGAAGTTATGAAGAACTTATCAAAGCTGATGGTCGATATAAGGCGTGGAATGATTTGTACTATCAAGCAAATGATTGGAGGGTCATGTAA
- a CDS encoding ABC transporter ATP-binding protein translates to MEKYLCDKFQLTETGAKGLAKAVYSSFSYYAVYMLPIMLIMFFLQSVMNGTTLGISTSVVAIILIATVLYVVTSINYETTYNETYKESANLRIEIADLLKEFPLAYFSKHDISDLSQTIMSDVASIEHALSHAIGSFIGFIGFFIVISIMMLVGDYQLGLCVIIPLFLSGGILYATKKRQIQVRGIHYKKLRDISENFQSAIEMSQEIKSYGLKEKTVRDIKKELEESERLQLKAEIEQALPISIAKWSAKLSIGLVSVMGLSLFIQGQTSLLYLVGYIIAATKLSESVEGIYMYLGEIFYLDTKIKNIKALRSVEPQTGEKVQFTNYDIALENVKFSYTNKGKPIINGASFVAKQNQVTALIGPSGCGKSTLLRLMSRLYDYDEGKITIGGYDIKNVDTACLFEKISVVFQDVTLFNTSILENIRIGRLSASDEEVLQAAKLAGCQDIIDRLPQGIHTLVGENGAKLSGGERQRISIARAMLKDAPIILLDEITSSLDVENESLIQKGLNRLLENKTVIIISHRLQSIRNVNQIVLLQEGKVISAGTHEELYEKAELYRELLRKSQLTENFSY, encoded by the coding sequence ATGGAAAAATATTTATGTGATAAATTTCAATTAACAGAAACCGGTGCTAAAGGGCTTGCAAAGGCAGTGTATTCATCCTTTTCCTATTATGCGGTATATATGTTACCTATTATGTTAATTATGTTTTTCTTGCAATCGGTTATGAACGGAACTACTTTAGGAATCTCGACTTCCGTTGTAGCGATTATTCTGATTGCCACTGTTTTGTATGTAGTTACTTCTATTAATTATGAAACGACCTATAATGAAACATATAAAGAGTCGGCTAATTTACGTATAGAAATAGCGGATTTATTAAAAGAGTTTCCTTTAGCATATTTTTCTAAACATGATATTTCCGATTTGTCACAGACGATTATGTCTGATGTTGCTTCTATAGAACATGCTTTATCACATGCAATCGGAAGCTTTATCGGTTTTATAGGATTTTTTATAGTTATCAGTATTATGATGTTGGTGGGAGATTATCAACTAGGACTTTGTGTTATTATTCCACTGTTTTTGTCCGGAGGTATTCTCTATGCAACTAAAAAGAGACAGATACAGGTAAGGGGAATTCATTATAAGAAACTGAGGGATATTTCAGAAAATTTCCAATCAGCTATTGAAATGAGTCAAGAGATTAAGAGTTATGGGTTAAAGGAAAAGACTGTTCGTGATATAAAAAAAGAATTGGAAGAATCAGAACGATTACAGCTAAAAGCTGAGATAGAACAGGCACTTCCTATCAGTATAGCTAAGTGGAGCGCTAAACTTTCCATAGGGTTAGTAAGTGTCATGGGACTTAGTCTTTTTATACAAGGGCAGACTTCTTTATTATATTTAGTAGGATATATTATTGCAGCCACTAAACTTTCCGAAAGTGTAGAAGGCATCTATATGTATTTAGGGGAGATTTTCTATTTGGATACCAAGATAAAAAATATAAAAGCATTACGTAGTGTAGAACCTCAAACAGGTGAAAAAGTTCAATTTACTAATTATGATATTGCATTAGAAAATGTGAAATTTTCATACACGAATAAAGGAAAACCTATTATCAATGGAGCATCTTTTGTAGCAAAACAAAACCAAGTTACTGCTTTAATCGGACCGTCCGGATGTGGGAAATCCACATTACTTCGTTTAATGTCAAGACTTTATGATTATGATGAGGGTAAAATAACTATTGGCGGATATGATATAAAAAATGTGGACACAGCATGTTTATTTGAAAAAATTTCCGTTGTTTTTCAAGATGTCACCTTGTTTAATACCTCTATTTTAGAAAATATTCGTATTGGACGTTTATCCGCTTCCGATGAAGAGGTTTTGCAAGCAGCCAAGTTGGCAGGTTGTCAAGATATTATTGATAGACTTCCGCAAGGAATACATACTTTGGTCGGAGAAAATGGTGCTAAATTATCAGGGGGTGAAAGACAACGTATTTCTATTGCACGTGCAATGTTAAAAGATGCCCCGATTATCTTATTAGATGAAATTACTTCGTCTCTTGATGTAGAAAATGAATCCCTTATTCAAAAAGGGTTAAATCGATTATTGGAGAATAAGACGGTTATTATTATTTCTCATAGACTACAGTCTATTCGAAATGTGAATCAAATTGTTCTGCTACAAGAAGGAAAAGTGATATCGGCAGGTACACATGAAGAGTTATATGAAAAGGCTGAATTGTATAGAGAGTTATTAAGAAAATCACAATTAACTGAAAATTTTTCTTATTAA
- the alr gene encoding alanine racemase, with the protein MNSTLKRTWAEINLDALVYNYKKIRKFIGKSIKFLGVVKADAYGHGAVEISKKLQAVGADYLAVSSIDEAMELRFNGITMPILILGHTPKEQVNRLICFNITQAVSCEAKAEEYSEEAVRCGKTLKIHIKVDTGMSRLGYLCDGDYFKHGIDGIVHSMSLAGLETEGIFTHFAVADEVGEEARTYTENQFSLFKKVIAQIEEQTGKKIKIRHCANTGATVTYPETYLDMVRPGLLLYGYGEFAKKLQLKPVMAMKTTVSTIKIYEKGTKIGYGGTYETSKTTRIGVVPYGYADGFMRCLSNKYALLTKSGSAPVRGKICMDMCMIDLTDKPEVDVGSEVEIFGENHPLEIMSDAANTIPYELTCAVSKRVPRWYIEDGEVIAKELLLRM; encoded by the coding sequence ATGAACTCTACATTAAAAAGAACTTGGGCAGAAATTAATTTAGATGCTTTAGTCTACAATTATAAGAAAATTAGAAAATTTATTGGAAAATCCATTAAATTTTTGGGTGTTGTTAAAGCTGATGCATATGGACATGGTGCGGTGGAAATATCAAAAAAACTACAGGCGGTAGGAGCGGATTATTTAGCAGTCAGCAGTATTGATGAAGCGATGGAGCTGCGGTTTAATGGTATTACTATGCCTATTCTTATTTTAGGACATACACCGAAAGAACAGGTAAATCGACTCATTTGTTTTAATATTACGCAAGCAGTAAGTTGTGAAGCAAAAGCGGAAGAATATAGTGAAGAAGCTGTTCGCTGTGGAAAGACTCTTAAAATTCACATTAAGGTAGATACCGGTATGTCACGTTTAGGATATTTGTGTGATGGAGATTATTTTAAACATGGTATAGATGGGATTGTACATTCCATGTCTTTAGCCGGACTTGAAACCGAAGGAATTTTTACTCATTTTGCAGTAGCGGATGAGGTAGGAGAAGAAGCAAGAACTTATACCGAGAATCAGTTTTCTTTATTTAAAAAAGTTATTGCACAAATAGAAGAACAAACCGGAAAGAAAATAAAAATTCGTCATTGTGCCAATACCGGTGCTACCGTTACTTATCCTGAGACATATTTGGATATGGTAAGACCGGGACTTCTATTATATGGTTATGGTGAATTTGCAAAAAAATTACAGCTCAAGCCGGTTATGGCAATGAAAACTACGGTAAGTACTATTAAAATTTATGAAAAAGGAACTAAAATTGGTTATGGTGGTACCTATGAAACTTCAAAAACGACTCGCATAGGGGTAGTACCTTATGGATATGCGGACGGATTTATGCGTTGTTTATCTAATAAGTATGCTTTATTAACAAAGAGTGGATCTGCACCGGTTCGAGGTAAAATTTGTATGGATATGTGTATGATTGATTTAACGGATAAGCCGGAAGTGGATGTAGGAAGTGAAGTGGAAATTTTTGGAGAAAATCATCCGTTGGAAATCATGAGTGATGCGGCAAATACCATTCCTTATGAGTTGACATGTGCGGTAAGTAAACGTGTACCGAGATGGTATATAGAAGATGGAGAAGTTATTGCTAAAGAATTGTTGCTTCGCATGTAA
- a CDS encoding aldo/keto reductase — MTGGISSFNYDSRTVLLNNGYYMPILGVGTWSLSNEEATDIVYNALKYWIRLIDTARYYQCEKGVGKGIRQAIVDGIVKREDILLPGK, encoded by the coding sequence GTGACGGGAGGTATATCTTCTTTTAACTATGATTCGCGTACTGTGTTATTAAATAACGGGTATTATATGCCTATTTTGGGGGTTGGTACATGGTCTCTTTCTAATGAAGAAGCGACGGATATTGTTTATAATGCGTTGAAATATTGGATAAGATTAATTGATACAGCGCGTTACTATCAATGTGAGAAAGGTGTTGGAAAAGGGATAAGGCAAGCTATAGTAGATGGTATAGTAAAGAGAGAGGATATTTTGTTACCGGGAAAATAA
- a CDS encoding aldo/keto reductase: MPMQYSLARKEIQESLHDLNLEYVDLILVHQPGLGDRDVYHALENFVELQKIKTLGISNYYTIEQIEEVLSYAQIMPSVIQNENHIYYQNHRLKEYIKRYNIVLTSWYPLGGRGYITDHLHNEMIVNMSNTYKKTPAQIILRWQLQSGNISVPGSSNLLHIRQNYDIFDFELSPEDIKLIDSIDRNERYESW, from the coding sequence ATGCCAATGCAATATTCTTTGGCACGGAAAGAAATACAAGAATCTTTGCATGATTTAAATTTAGAGTATGTGGATCTAATATTAGTACATCAACCCGGACTCGGAGACAGAGACGTATACCACGCTTTAGAAAATTTCGTAGAATTACAAAAGATTAAAACACTTGGTATTTCTAATTATTATACGATTGAACAAATAGAAGAGGTTTTATCGTATGCTCAAATTATGCCCTCTGTTATACAAAATGAAAATCACATATATTACCAAAACCATAGGTTAAAAGAATATATAAAAAGATACAATATAGTCCTCACTTCTTGGTATCCGTTAGGAGGACGTGGATATATAACAGATCATTTACATAATGAAATGATTGTAAATATGTCAAATACATATAAAAAGACTCCTGCACAAATAATTCTTAGGTGGCAGTTACAATCGGGGAATATTTCTGTACCGGGGTCTTCTAATTTGCTACATATTCGACAGAATTATGATATTTTTGATTTTGAATTATCACCAGAAGATATAAAACTTATTGACAGCATAGATAGAAATGAACGTTATGAATCATGGTAA
- the trpS gene encoding tryptophan--tRNA ligase yields MKKIILTGDRPTGRLHIGHYVGSLAERVKLQNSGAFDEMYFMIADAQALTDNADNPEKVRQNIMQVALDYLAVGIDPTKSTIFIQSQIPALTELTVYYMNIVTVSRVQRNPTVKAEIQQKNFESSIPVGFFCYPISQAADITAFHATSVPVGEDQEPMMEQCREIVHKFNEIYGEVLTEPVTYLSTNKARLRLPGLDGKAKMSKSLGNCIYLSDDEETIKQKVMSMYTDPTHLKVSDPGHIEGNTVFTYLDAFVKEDSFEKYLPEYKNLDELKAHYERGGLGDVKIKKFLNCVLQEELRPIRERRQMWEQRLPEVYEILKKGSQVAADKANNTLNEVKAAMRIDYFTNENLLKK; encoded by the coding sequence ATGAAAAAAATTATTCTTACAGGAGATCGTCCTACCGGTAGACTTCATATTGGACATTATGTAGGTTCACTTGCAGAACGTGTCAAATTACAAAATTCGGGTGCATTTGATGAAATGTATTTTATGATAGCGGATGCACAGGCGTTAACGGATAATGCAGATAATCCGGAAAAAGTTCGTCAAAATATTATGCAAGTAGCTTTGGACTATTTGGCAGTGGGTATTGATCCGACAAAATCCACTATTTTTATTCAATCTCAAATACCTGCATTAACAGAATTAACCGTTTATTATATGAATATTGTTACAGTATCTCGTGTACAACGTAATCCAACCGTAAAAGCGGAAATTCAGCAGAAAAATTTTGAGTCCAGTATTCCGGTCGGTTTTTTCTGTTATCCAATCAGTCAGGCAGCGGATATTACCGCTTTTCATGCTACTTCCGTGCCGGTAGGGGAAGATCAAGAACCGATGATGGAACAATGTAGAGAAATTGTTCATAAGTTTAATGAAATATATGGTGAAGTGTTGACAGAACCGGTTACTTATCTTTCTACCAATAAAGCGCGTTTAAGACTTCCGGGACTTGATGGAAAAGCGAAGATGTCAAAGTCGCTTGGTAATTGTATTTATCTGTCAGATGATGAAGAAACAATTAAACAAAAAGTAATGTCTATGTATACAGATCCGACACATCTCAAAGTAAGCGATCCGGGGCACATTGAAGGGAATACGGTATTTACTTATTTAGATGCTTTTGTTAAAGAAGATTCTTTTGAAAAGTATTTACCTGAATACAAGAATCTTGATGAATTAAAAGCACATTATGAACGTGGCGGTTTGGGTGATGTGAAGATTAAGAAGTTTTTGAATTGTGTATTACAAGAAGAACTTCGGCCTATTCGTGAACGTCGTCAAATGTGGGAACAGCGGTTGCCTGAAGTTTATGAAATTCTAAAAAAAGGCAGCCAAGTAGCAGCAGATAAAGCTAATAACACTCTCAATGAAGTAAAAGCTGCTATGAGAATTGACTATTTTACTAATGAAAATTTATTAAAAAAATAA
- a CDS encoding nitroreductase family protein — MLYFYDKSIVQHMQEQFPRYKENFPIWAQQSNGMIQFTIWTELAGLGIGANIQHYNPVIDKAVQELFNIPENYVLVAQMPFGGIVAEREAKAEEDISKRVRFIK, encoded by the coding sequence ATTCTTTATTTTTATGATAAGAGTATTGTGCAACATATGCAGGAACAATTTCCAAGATATAAAGAAAATTTTCCGATTTGGGCACAGCAATCTAACGGCATGATCCAATTTACTATTTGGACAGAATTAGCAGGACTTGGAATAGGGGCGAATATACAGCACTATAATCCGGTTATTGATAAAGCAGTGCAAGAGTTATTTAATATTCCTGAAAACTATGTATTAGTAGCACAAATGCCTTTTGGTGGGATTGTGGCAGAAAGAGAAGCGAAAGCGGAAGAAGATATCAGCAAGAGAGTGCGTTTCATAAAGTAA
- a CDS encoding class I SAM-dependent methyltransferase: MKRKQRIKESIIAKKYKLAMCYEDILQYEKANRIAEKLYIPLITKEECAYAELLLLLCKEGIVLTDGKLSLHGDYTKLLRRLKYHNLSQEALIRAVRIKGRCQGLTAIDCTAGMGEDSLLLAAAGFSVTLCEHNPIITLLLKDTIERAKSIPELADIVSRMTVIEGNSECILSKLKVSPDIIFLDPMFPMKKKKSLVKEKLQVLQKLESPCTNEEILLQAAMQARPTRIVIKRPAKGPYLANIKPSYSISGDSIRYDCIVM, encoded by the coding sequence ATGAAAAGAAAACAACGGATTAAGGAATCAATCATTGCAAAAAAATATAAATTGGCTATGTGTTATGAAGATATATTGCAATATGAAAAAGCAAACCGTATAGCAGAGAAATTATACATTCCTTTAATAACGAAAGAAGAGTGTGCATATGCAGAATTACTACTTTTATTATGTAAAGAGGGAATAGTACTTACTGATGGCAAACTGTCACTTCATGGTGACTATACAAAACTGTTACGTCGACTTAAATACCATAATCTTAGCCAAGAAGCACTTATTCGTGCTGTTCGTATTAAAGGGAGATGTCAAGGTCTTACTGCCATAGATTGCACCGCCGGAATGGGGGAAGATTCTCTACTTTTGGCAGCCGCCGGGTTCTCCGTTACGCTTTGTGAACATAATCCTATCATCACTCTTTTGTTAAAAGATACGATAGAAAGAGCAAAATCTATTCCGGAATTAGCAGATATAGTAAGTCGAATGACCGTTATAGAAGGAAATAGTGAGTGTATACTATCAAAATTGAAAGTATCGCCGGATATTATTTTTTTAGACCCGATGTTTCCGATGAAAAAGAAAAAATCGTTAGTAAAAGAAAAACTGCAAGTTCTTCAAAAATTGGAGTCTCCTTGTACCAATGAAGAAATCTTATTACAAGCAGCTATGCAAGCACGACCGACTCGTATTGTTATTAAGAGACCGGCAAAGGGCCCCTATTTAGCAAATATTAAGCCTAGTTATAGTATCAGTGGTGACAGTATTCGTTATGATTGTATTGTCATGTAA